Below is a window of Chryseobacterium arthrosphaerae DNA.
CCAAAGCCGATATAAGCAGCAAATGCTGTCAGATATATAATTAAGCTGTTTAAGCTTGGATTTGAGGTGTATACCAATACCGAAAAGGCAGCAAAACTCAATACCAAAAGCAGGCTCCAGATATGCATTTTTGCAGCATCTTCATTTCTCTTAAAAATCATTTCAAAAAAGGCTCTCATCATTACTAACATTTTAAGGGTTATACAATTAATTATTATAAAGGCATACGCATTGCGGTAAAAAGAATGGCATATTCTTTTACTGGGCTAAGGTTCACGATGACTTTGCCATTTATTTATATCATAATACCGGGCTTTACGTCCGGGATATATTTCAATTCTGAATCAAAAGATTCATGGGTTTTATTGATGATACCAGTCAGATACGGGGGCGCAAAACTGCTGTGAAAAATCAACGGAGGTTAATCAATCACGTTCCCGTATCTTTTACGGCATCGTAGAAAAAAAAGGATTCATATACATCAATATGAACTTGAATCAGTGGAAAACTGAAAATCCACAGAAAACCTTCTTTCTCATCCTTAGTGCTTTTTTAATTTTTTCTCAATACTGTACATGCTAATATCATGCCAAAGTGACTATTTCACTATTAACACTTTTGTTTTGACGGTTGTACCGGATTGTTTTTCAGTGTTTTTTGATCGTTATTTCCTTAAACAAAGAAAAAGACTTATTTTTAAATGAATTTGTATACTATGAAAAAAATATATACCGGGTTGGTATTTTTGTTCAGTTTCTTGGGATTTGGACAACAACTTTCGGAAGCAGAAAAAAAGATGACTGAATTAGCAGGGATCTGGAAGACAGAAGTGCAAGGAAGTCCCCTGACTCTGGATATCAGTCTGGAAAAAAATAAAGGGAAAGAATATATTCAGATTTCATTAATCAACCTCACTGGCGAAAAATTTGTAGTCAGTGAAAGTAAAGTGGTATCACCTTCCGGGTCTGAATTTAAGATAAATATACTCAACGCAGGATTTGAACAATATAAGAACTGTAAAATCAAAGATGCTGTAATCAACCTTAAAAGGTTAGAGAATGATTCTGTTTCCTTCAGTTATCATTCTGAGATTACAGACTGTTCCTTTGGCAATGACAATGGTTTGGAAATACCTGATATTGACGGATTGATTTTTAAAAAAGAAAAATAAACATTTCATTGTGATCAGGGAAGATCTAAATAAAAGCATTCAAAATTCTGTAGACCGTCTTTTACGATTGGCAAAGATGTCTTGCCGGAATACAATCTCCCGTAATATCTTCTATATCGTATCCGATTTTAATGAATATAAAGGAGAGAATGGCACAGAGCAAAGAGGATTGAGAAACAGAATTAATAATTCAAAAGAACTTCTTGGTTTAGATGCTGCAGTAGAAATTTTAAAGAAGGATTACCATGATCTCTATGATGTTAATTTATATGTTTTCAGATCATTTAAGAGGGAAACGATCATAGAGATTCAGTTTTACCGTAAATCCAATTTTGATGCTGATTATTTTGCTTTGATAAAGGATCATCCTCCAATGTTCCACTCTAAAATTTCAATACCGGCTTATGCATTGGAAGGCGGCAAATTTGATGTGAACTGGGAATCAGGTGGAGGATGGCATCATGCGTGGAAGAGTTTTTTATTTAAAACTTTTATGTACAGACGTAAAGCCAGGGGGGGAAATTAGAGGTAATTAAGGTTTAAACTAAACTTGAATAATATTTATTAGAAAACAGGCTAAATCCGTTCGTATTAAATTAATTAAAATCAATCAATGAAAACGATTGTGCTATCTGTATGTTTTTTGCCGGGTTTATTCTTCACACAGAATAATAGTACAGGGATAGATTTTTCTGTTCCGGAAAACTCTTTGTACCTTAAATCAATTATAGACCGGAATCAATTTTTTGGCCTTGAAAGTATTGTTAAAAGCCCAGGAGGCATAATTTATAGATTTTGGAATACCAGAACATGTATTGAAGTTTCCAATATCAATGGAACTGTGAAAGGTAAGGTAGTATTGGCTGTTAAAAATCAGGATAATGAAAGTTATTTTAGAAAATCTTATGAATTGAGCCATGACCAGACAGAGAATGTTTTTAATATTATTAATCAATATGATATAGATCATTTTCCCACAGATTCTAAAATAAAAGGCTGGATACAAGGTTTTGATGGTAATGTAATCGATATAGAATCTAATATAGACCAGCATTATATTTACAAAAAATATTGGACTCCCGGTTTTCAAAATATACCTGAAAGTAAAATCATTATGAATATTACGGATGATATTGAAAAAGCCACTGCTGTGGCAGCTTTGATTAAAAAATTCGATTCAGAAATTAAAGCAATTTGCTATAGATTTTATGGGACAGCATATTCTATTTGTAAAATAATGACTAAAAAAGAGATGCGAAAATTAAAAAAGAAAAAAAACCGTCTCTAAAGACGGTTTTATCTGTTACCAGTTTTTATCAATCATATAAATAATCTGCGTCATTGCGGCAGCACCTAATAAAAGCTCTCTCCGGTTCACTTTCTCAAAAGTATCTTCTTCTGTATGATGAATATCAAAATAACGTTGCGAATCCGGCATCAGTTCAGCCGCAGGAACGCCCATATCATGAAGCGGATAAAGATCTGTTCCTGAGAACTGTTCTTCAAAGTTATACACCCCGTAAGGAAGGAATAATTTCGACCATCCCTGAATCTGTTTTCTCTTAGTCTCATCCATATCGAGGGCGATTCCTCTCGGAGCAAATCCTCCTGCATCGGATTCTATGGCAAAAAGATGCTTTTCATTCTTTTCTTTGGCTACTTTACCATATTGAATGCCACCCTTTACTCCGTTTTCTTCATTGGCAAAACAAACGACCCTGATGGTATGGTTGTTGGGGATGCCCAGCTTTTTAAAAGTCCTCAATACTTCGATGCTTTGTACAATTCCGGCTCCGTCATCATGGGCCCCTTCACCTACGTCCCAGGAATCGAGGTGTCCGCCTACAACGATGACACTCTGGTCTTTTTTACCGGTGATTTCACCGATTACGGAATGGGAGAGTTTTTCGCCTTTCATTCCACAGTTGGAGTTCAGTTTGGCAGTGATCTTTTGATTCTTTAATAATGCTTCCAGTTCGTCAGCTGTAGTACTGCCGACAGCTACGGCAGGTATTTTTGAAACATTGTTTTCATAGCGCATTGCTCCGGTATGGGGAACATCGTCAAAAGCTGAAGAAAGAGAACGGATAATGGCAAATTTACCGCCTTTTTTGGCAGTTAAAGAAGCGGCAGTTGTTCTGTACTTAGCGGCATCACCATATCCCTTGAATGTTTCTATGAACGATTGGCTGAAAGGGTAGTTGAAGAACAGAATTTTATCTTTGACCTTGTCAGCAGGAAGTTTATCATATTCCTCCATAGATTTGACCATAATGATCTCGCCTGAAACATCTTTTCCGCCGGTGCCTTCAGAATTTCCTAAAGAAAGCATTTTAAGACTTTTCCAGCTTCCGTTGGCAGTTTTGATGTGCAGCGATTCTTTCCCTCTTTCCCAGACCGGGATCATGACTTCCTGAAGCCAGACCTTATCTGCTCCGGCGTCACGGAGTTTCTGCTCAGCCCATTTTACAGACTTTTCGTAAGCTTCTGATCCGCTTAAGCGGTGGCCGATGGTTTTTGTGAGCTCTCTCAGCTCGGTGTATCCTTTTCCGTTATTTAAAATCTCATTGGAAATTTTTTTAAACTGAACGGAATCTTCTTTAGACTGGCCGAATGCAGCCATTCCGATAAGCAATAATGAGGTTCCTAATATCTTTTTCATTGTTACCAATTTTTATCAATCATATAAATAAGTTGTGTCATTACAACGGAACCGAGGAGAAGTTCTCTCCGGTTCACTTTTTCAAAAGTATCTTCAGCAGTATGGTGAATATCAAAATAACGCTGCGGATCGGGAACCAGTTCTGCTGTGGGAACACCCATCTCATGAAGCGGTGCAATATCCGATCCTGAATATTTTCCTTCAAAATTGTAAACGCCGTAAGGTAAGAATAAACGGCCCCAGCTTTTGATCTGGTTTCTTTGGGCGTCACCCATTTCCAGGGAAATTCCTCTCGGGGAAAATCCTCCGGCATCGGATTCTATGGCAAAAAGATGTTTTTCGTTCTTTTCTTTGGCTGTTTTTCCATATTGTTTGCCGCCTTTGGTGCCGTTTTCTTCGTTGGCAAAGCAAACTGCTCTGATCGTGTGGTTATTTTGAAGTCCTAATTTTTTAAAGGTTCTTAAGACTTCAATACTCTGTACAATTCCGGCTCCGTCATCATGGGCCCCTTCACCTACATCCCAGGAATCAAGATGTCCACCCATTACAATGACGCTGTTGTCTTTTTTGCCAGTAATTTCACCGATAACGGAGTGAGAAAGTTTTTCACCTTTCATCCCGCAATTGGAATTAAGTTTGGCTGTTACTTTCTGTGTTCTTAATAAGGCTTCAAGTTCGTCTGCTGACGTATTGCCGATAGTAATAGCGGGAACTTTGGAAATATGATCTTCATAACGCATATTACCTGTATGGGGAACATCGTCAAATGCCGATGAAAGAGATCTGATAATGGCAAATTTACCTCCTTTTTTAGCGGTTAAAGATGCTGCCGTTCTTCTGTAAGCACCAGCCTCGCGGTAGGCAATAAAGGTCTGTACATGCTCCTGATTAAAAGGGTAGTTAAAAAAAACGATTTTGTCTTTAATTTTCTCTGCAGGCAGCTGATCGTATTCTTCCAGTGATCTCACCATAATGATCTCACCTGAAACATCTTTTCCGCCTGTTCCTTCGGAATTACCCAAAGAAAGCATTTTTATATTTTTCCAATTGCCATTGGACGTTTTGATGTGTAAAGATTCTTTCCCCCTTTCCCAGACAGGGATCATGACTTCCTGAAGCCATACTTTATCTGCACCGGCATCACGGAGTTTCTGTGCTGCCCACTGTACGGATTTTTCATACGCTTCTGAGCCACTTAGACGATGGCCGATACTTTTTGTAAGTTCCTTCAGTTCAGTGTATCCTTTTCCGTTATTCAGGATCTCTGCGGATATTTTCCTGAACTGTAAAGAGTCTTCTTTAGTCTGGCCGGATAAAAAGACCAGTCCTAAAATTAATGATGAAAGGCTTGCTATCTTTTTCATATTACCAGTTTTTATCAACCATCAAAATCATCTGTGTCATGGCAACTGCACCGAGAAGAAGTTCCCTTTTATTCACTTTATCAAAAGTATCCTGTTCGGAATGATGGTAATCGAAATATCTTTGGGTGTCTACAACAAGCTCAGCCAAGGGAATGTCCAGTTTTTTTAAAGGCGAAATATCCTGGATGGCCTCTGTTTGGTCGAAATCATAAACGCCATAAGGCAGAAAATATTCTTTCCATGGGAAAATCAATCTTCTTCTTTGAGGAGACATATCTAAAGAAAACCCTCTTGGGGAATATCCTCCGGCATCTGTTCCCAGTGCAAATATGTGTTTTTCATCCCTCTTTTTTACATAAGCAGCATACATCTCACGACCCTGACCTCCGTTTTCGCTGTTCGCATATAAAACCACCCGGATGGTATGGTTATTTTCATACCCAAGTGCTTTGAGTGTTCTTAAAACTTCGATGCATTGGGCGACACCTGTTCCGTCATCAATAGCCCCTTCGCCAATATCCCATGAATCAAGCTGAGCACCCAGAACAATTACTTTAGAATCTTTTTTACCCTGAATTTCAGCAATGATATTCGGATTGGTGGTGTCTCCTTTTGATTCGGCAGTCATGTTGATTTTAGCCGTAACCTTTTGCTTTTTTATGGTCCTTTCCAGCTCATCTGCGGATCTTGTTCCTATTGATAAAGCAGGAATTTTAATTTTATCATCCGGCTCATAGTAAATCATTTTGGCATGCGGAGTATCATCATTAGCGGTTGTCAGTGATCTTATAATCAATGCTTTTGCGCCTGTTTTGGCAATTACTGAAGCGGAGATTAATTTTGATTTGGCCGTCAGTAAATAAGAATCACTGGTATTGATGATTTTCGGGTCCATAGGAACATTCACGAAAACTATTTTGTCTTTTAGCTGGCCTATTGACATGGCGTTTAGTTCCGCAGTGGAATTGATCAAAACAATTTCCCCGGTCAGGTCTTTTCCTCCGGTTCCTTCCGAGTTTCCGAAAGAAAGCATTCTGATATTTTTCCAGTCTCCGTTTCCTGTTTTTATATGCAGGGATTCTTTTCCTCTGATCCATACCGGAGCTTTGGCTTCCTGTCTCCAGATCATATTGATGCCGATCTCCTTAAATTTTTTTTCAGCCCATTCTACTGCTTTTGCATAGCCGGGAGTAGCGCTGAAACGGGGCCCGATGCCTTTTGTAAGTTCTCCGAGATTTTCATAAGCCTTACCATTGGTCATGATCTCGTCTGAGATCTTTCTGAATTCATCGTGATAGTTTAATTTTACAGGAATCGCTGTTTTACCTGCAGGCTTTTTCTGGATTTTTTTTTGAGAAAATAAAAATCCACTCAAAAAGAGTGGAAGTATAATGAATATTTTTTTCATTTTTTATTTACCTTTCTTTTACCGATGATAAAAGTAGGGAAAAAATAGGAAATTATTAAGGTTTCATATCGTACATTAACAGTGCCGTAATCAATTTTGGCTCAATAAATGTACATTTCGGAGGCATGCTCAGTTTCAGGTCTGAAATTTTAATCATATCGTTAAAACTTACCGGGTAGATACCGAAGCCTACTTTTCCTTCACCACTGTCAACTTTCTCTTTTAAAATATTGATTCCGTTGATATTGGAGGTTCCTTTTACATAAGAAATAAGTTCCGAGCTGTCCGGATCTTCGATCTTAAGAATATTTTTAAAAATATATTTATCTAAAAGATGGTGATCCAGGTTATCCAGAGACATTTCTTTGGAACGCAGATCATGTTTTACGTGAAGTGAGTAGAACTTACCACCCATATACATCGAGATGTGGAATTTCTGGGAAGGGTAGTAAGGGGTTTCTCCTTTTTCATGGATCAGGAAATACTGATCAAGCTGCTTCAGGAATTCTTCATTGGAAATACCGTTCAGGTCGTGTAAGAGCCTGTTGTAATCATGGATTTTGATAGACTGATTGGAAACGATGAAGCTGTATACGAAATTGTAAAGCTCAGTTCCGTTATGTCTTTTGTTTTTCTCTTTATGACGTTTTGCATTCAGGGCAGTAGAGCCAATCCTGTGGTGTCCGTCAGCAATATAGAATGAATCGATCTGATCAATCACCTCTTTAAACTGCTGCAGCTTCAGGCGGTTGTCTATTCTCCAGATCTTGTGTCTGATCCCGATGGAATCTACGTGGTTAAAGATAGGAACATTTTTTTCCTCATGGTTCATCAGCAACTCAATTTTTGAGTTGGCAGGGTAGGTAAGCAGTACAGGTTCTGCCTGCAGGCTTACTTTTTCAAGGTAGTGAGCCAGTTTTTCTTTTTTCTGGGGAATGGTACTTTCGTGTCTTTTTATTTTTCCATTCCAGAAATCTTCAATACTTGCTAGTCCGAGAAGGCCTCTGAAGATCTGTTTGTTCGGGTAGATCTGTTCATAGAGATAATACGCTGAATTGTCCTGGATCAGTTTCTTTTCTTCCAGGAGTTCTTCAAAAGTAGAACGGATTTTTCTCAGGTTCCGGTCAATATCTTTAGATTTACTTACAACGTATGGTTTGATCATATTGATGTAAGTATTTTCAACTTGAGCCTTCTCTGCGATCTCCTCCTGGGTAAAATTATCCAGTGGATGGGTAGGGAAAGTACTCTCGATGTCTCTATGAGGTCTTATTCCACGGAAAGGTTTAAAAACAGGCATATTTATCTTATAGTTTCTTTTTGTAGCTTAATAATTTGTTCTGCAAGTTCGGTACCGATTTTCTCTTGCGCATCTATCGTATTTCCGCCTACATGAGGGGAAAGTGAAAGTGCCGGATTCATTAATAAAGGCAGTTCGGGGCTTGGCTCATTTTCAAAAACATCCAATGCCGCTCCGGCTACTTTTCCTGAATCTATAAAATCAATCAGTGCCACTTCATTCATCACACCGCCTCGTGCAGTATTCACAATATACACACCGTCCTTCATTTTCTCAAACTGTGGGGTGTCTATAATGTATTCATTCGTTTTCGGAGTGTTGATACTGATAAAATCAGCTTCTCTAAGGAACGCATCCATATCATTGGTGGAAGTGATTTCAAAGTTCACCGCCTGCCCGTCAAAAAAATGTAATGTAATTACTTCTGTTTTCGGGCTTCTTGTGAGAACCTGTATTTTCATTCCTAAAGCGATTCCTATTTTCACGACTTCCTGGCCAATGCTTCCGAAGCCGATTACTCCTAATGTTTTTCCTGAAAGTTCATAAGCATTGCTGAATGATTTTTTCATCGCATTGAAGTGTGTTTCTCCCTCCAGAGGCATCAGCCTGTTCGATTCATGAAGAAACCTTGCCAGTGCAATAAAGTGTCCGAAAACCAATTCAGCTACTGATTTTGAAGATGCTGTAGGGGTATTGATGACCTTGATTCCTTTGCTTTTTGCATATTCAACATCAATATTATCCATCCCGATACCACCTCTTCCAATGATTTTAAGACCAGGGCACGCATCAATCAGGTTTTGTTTTACCTTCGTTGCACTTCTTACAAGAAGAACATCCACATTATTATCGTTGATAAAATTAATAACGTGATCCTGGGCCACTCTATTGTCCAGAACTTCAATTCCGGCTTCTTTTAAAGCGAGTTCTCCTGCTTTTGAGATTCCATCGTTTGCTAAAACTTTCATGTGTTATTTTATTACAGATGTTAGATTTAAGATGTCAGAGATCAGACTTTGAAGGTCTGCTGTCTGGTATCTGCTGTCTGATATCTTTTTATTTTTTCGGTCGCCTAATATAAGCTATTTTATCGACTTCATTACATCCACCAATACCTGCACACTCTCAATAGGAAGTGCGTTGTACAGGCTGGCTCTGTATCCGCCCAGGCTTCTGTGTCC
It encodes the following:
- a CDS encoding M28 family peptidase, encoding MKKILGTSLLLIGMAAFGQSKEDSVQFKKISNEILNNGKGYTELRELTKTIGHRLSGSEAYEKSVKWAEQKLRDAGADKVWLQEVMIPVWERGKESLHIKTANGSWKSLKMLSLGNSEGTGGKDVSGEIIMVKSMEEYDKLPADKVKDKILFFNYPFSQSFIETFKGYGDAAKYRTTAASLTAKKGGKFAIIRSLSSAFDDVPHTGAMRYENNVSKIPAVAVGSTTADELEALLKNQKITAKLNSNCGMKGEKLSHSVIGEITGKKDQSVIVVGGHLDSWDVGEGAHDDGAGIVQSIEVLRTFKKLGIPNNHTIRVVCFANEENGVKGGIQYGKVAKEKNEKHLFAIESDAGGFAPRGIALDMDETKRKQIQGWSKLFLPYGVYNFEEQFSGTDLYPLHDMGVPAAELMPDSQRYFDIHHTEEDTFEKVNRRELLLGAAAMTQIIYMIDKNW
- a CDS encoding M20/M25/M40 family metallo-hydrolase, translated to MKKIASLSSLILGLVFLSGQTKEDSLQFRKISAEILNNGKGYTELKELTKSIGHRLSGSEAYEKSVQWAAQKLRDAGADKVWLQEVMIPVWERGKESLHIKTSNGNWKNIKMLSLGNSEGTGGKDVSGEIIMVRSLEEYDQLPAEKIKDKIVFFNYPFNQEHVQTFIAYREAGAYRRTAASLTAKKGGKFAIIRSLSSAFDDVPHTGNMRYEDHISKVPAITIGNTSADELEALLRTQKVTAKLNSNCGMKGEKLSHSVIGEITGKKDNSVIVMGGHLDSWDVGEGAHDDGAGIVQSIEVLRTFKKLGLQNNHTIRAVCFANEENGTKGGKQYGKTAKEKNEKHLFAIESDAGGFSPRGISLEMGDAQRNQIKSWGRLFLPYGVYNFEGKYSGSDIAPLHEMGVPTAELVPDPQRYFDIHHTAEDTFEKVNRRELLLGSVVMTQLIYMIDKNW
- a CDS encoding M28 family peptidase; this encodes MKKIFIILPLFLSGFLFSQKKIQKKPAGKTAIPVKLNYHDEFRKISDEIMTNGKAYENLGELTKGIGPRFSATPGYAKAVEWAEKKFKEIGINMIWRQEAKAPVWIRGKESLHIKTGNGDWKNIRMLSFGNSEGTGGKDLTGEIVLINSTAELNAMSIGQLKDKIVFVNVPMDPKIINTSDSYLLTAKSKLISASVIAKTGAKALIIRSLTTANDDTPHAKMIYYEPDDKIKIPALSIGTRSADELERTIKKQKVTAKINMTAESKGDTTNPNIIAEIQGKKDSKVIVLGAQLDSWDIGEGAIDDGTGVAQCIEVLRTLKALGYENNHTIRVVLYANSENGGQGREMYAAYVKKRDEKHIFALGTDAGGYSPRGFSLDMSPQRRRLIFPWKEYFLPYGVYDFDQTEAIQDISPLKKLDIPLAELVVDTQRYFDYHHSEQDTFDKVNKRELLLGAVAMTQMILMVDKNW
- a CDS encoding DUF1015 domain-containing protein; this translates as MPVFKPFRGIRPHRDIESTFPTHPLDNFTQEEIAEKAQVENTYINMIKPYVVSKSKDIDRNLRKIRSTFEELLEEKKLIQDNSAYYLYEQIYPNKQIFRGLLGLASIEDFWNGKIKRHESTIPQKKEKLAHYLEKVSLQAEPVLLTYPANSKIELLMNHEEKNVPIFNHVDSIGIRHKIWRIDNRLKLQQFKEVIDQIDSFYIADGHHRIGSTALNAKRHKEKNKRHNGTELYNFVYSFIVSNQSIKIHDYNRLLHDLNGISNEEFLKQLDQYFLIHEKGETPYYPSQKFHISMYMGGKFYSLHVKHDLRSKEMSLDNLDHHLLDKYIFKNILKIEDPDSSELISYVKGTSNINGINILKEKVDSGEGKVGFGIYPVSFNDMIKISDLKLSMPPKCTFIEPKLITALLMYDMKP
- a CDS encoding D-2-hydroxyacid dehydrogenase, producing the protein MKVLANDGISKAGELALKEAGIEVLDNRVAQDHVINFINDNNVDVLLVRSATKVKQNLIDACPGLKIIGRGGIGMDNIDVEYAKSKGIKVINTPTASSKSVAELVFGHFIALARFLHESNRLMPLEGETHFNAMKKSFSNAYELSGKTLGVIGFGSIGQEVVKIGIALGMKIQVLTRSPKTEVITLHFFDGQAVNFEITSTNDMDAFLREADFISINTPKTNEYIIDTPQFEKMKDGVYIVNTARGGVMNEVALIDFIDSGKVAGAALDVFENEPSPELPLLMNPALSLSPHVGGNTIDAQEKIGTELAEQIIKLQKETIR